One Desulfuromonadales bacterium DNA segment encodes these proteins:
- a CDS encoding ABC transporter ATP-binding protein, with protein MPLLDVRNLTTYFFTTGGLIKAVRGIDFAIGEGETLALVGESGCGKSMTALSLLRLVPEPGRIVDGEIFFAGEDLRLIPEDEMRRLRGNQIAMVFQEPMTSLNPVFRIGEQIGEVLRLHKGLDRQPALDAAIELLHQVGIPSPERRARDYPHHLSGGMRQRVVIAMALACDPRLLIADEPTTALDVTIQAQIMDLLMQLKEERRMATLLITHDLGVVAQAADRIAVMYNGLIMEQGAVTTIFANPVHPYTQGLLGCIPRLGEKKKRLAVIEGPPPGSLDSAAPRSFLDNCPERFAPLRGNLPRLHEVEAGHWVRCWED; from the coding sequence ATGCCACTGCTCGACGTTCGCAACCTGACGACCTATTTCTTCACCACCGGCGGTCTGATCAAGGCGGTGCGCGGTATCGACTTCGCCATCGGCGAGGGGGAAACCCTGGCGCTGGTCGGCGAATCGGGCTGTGGCAAGTCGATGACCGCCCTCTCCCTGCTGCGTCTCGTCCCCGAGCCCGGGCGGATTGTCGACGGCGAGATATTTTTCGCCGGCGAGGATCTGCGGCTCATTCCCGAGGATGAGATGCGTCGTCTGCGCGGCAACCAGATTGCCATGGTCTTTCAGGAGCCGATGACCTCCCTCAACCCCGTCTTCCGCATCGGCGAGCAGATCGGCGAAGTGCTGCGGCTGCACAAGGGGCTCGACCGGCAGCCGGCCCTCGACGCGGCCATCGAACTGCTGCACCAGGTCGGCATCCCCTCCCCCGAGCGCCGGGCCCGCGACTACCCGCATCATCTCTCCGGCGGCATGCGCCAGCGCGTGGTGATCGCCATGGCGCTCGCCTGCGACCCGCGGCTGCTGATCGCCGACGAACCGACCACCGCCCTCGACGTGACCATTCAGGCCCAGATCATGGACCTGCTGATGCAACTCAAGGAGGAGCGGCGGATGGCGACCCTGCTCATCACCCACGACCTCGGCGTGGTGGCCCAGGCCGCCGACCGGATCGCCGTCATGTACAACGGCCTGATCATGGAACAGGGAGCGGTCACGACGATTTTTGCCAATCCCGTTCACCCTTACACCCAGGGACTGCTGGGGTGTATCCCTCGACTCGGGGAAAAGAAAAAACGGCTGGCCGTGATCGAAGGTCCGCCGCCGGGCAGCCTCGACTCCGCCGCCCCCCGGTCCTTTCTGGACAACTGCCCGGAGCGCTTCGCCCCGCTGCGCGGAAATCTGCCGCGGCTGCACGAGGTGGAAGCGGGGCACTGGGTCAGGTGCTGGGAGGATTAG